Proteins encoded in a region of the Panicum hallii strain FIL2 chromosome 3, PHallii_v3.1, whole genome shotgun sequence genome:
- the LOC112885222 gene encoding uncharacterized protein LOC112885222: MPWSKHYYAVEPPRKNTGGGGGGGVGEAKGDDDTLLSLSLGDIYSAKAPAARAKADAGSLRSPVVTTPMVAAAAPVRPADLLAAPSAAAAAFHYPPPRFDALVVEGSGAFPAASVPAPTRMAMVFPCDGNAIVPAPAVHGHGDGDGTPAAPTKRPAKRSRSGRRRSSATTGHSGAGASAHAAKQADDKATIEIEGGLHVVPPYPWSTERVGVHHSLAELSRRGVEAVTGELRCKRCEDLRLVTLDARARFEDLRGYISRNVQGMDDRAPRRWKEPALPDCERCGQRGSMRPVIPADKHRINWVFLLLSEMLGVCTLEQLKHFCEHTHQHRTGAKDRVLYSTYMELCNQLLPNGLFDMESERRKRIRPNA; encoded by the coding sequence ATGCCTTGGTCCAAACACTACTACGCGGTAGAGCCGCCGCGGAAGAacactggcggcggcggcggcggcggcgtcggcgaggCGAAGGGCGACGACGACACCCTCCTCTCGCTGTCGCTTGGCGACATCTACAGCGCCAAGGCCCCCGCGGCGAGGGCGAAGGCCGATGCCGGCAGCCTCCGCTCGCCGGTGGTGACGACACCGATGGTGGCCGCGGCGGCACCCGTGCGGCCCGCGGATCTGCTGGCCGCGCcttccgccgcggcggcggcgttccacTACCCGCCGCCGCGCTTCGATGCCCTAGTGGTTGAAGGCAGCGGCGCCTTCCCAGCAGCGAGTGTCCCTGCGCCGACTCGGATGGCGATGGTGTTTCCCTGCGACGGCAATGCAATCGTCCCCGCCCCGGCGGTGCATGGGcatggcgacggcgacggcactCCTGCAGCGCCAACGAAGCGCCCCGCGAAGCGTTCGCGCTCTGGTCGCCGCCGCTCGAGCGCCACCACCGGCCACTCAGGAGCGGGCGCCTCCGCCCACGCCGCCAAACAGGCAGACGACAAAGCGACCATCGAGATCGAGGGCGGCCTCCACGTGGTCCCGCCGTACCCGTGGTCCACGGAGCGCGTGGGCGTGCACCACTCCCTCGCCGAGCTGTCGCGGCGGGGCGTCGAGGCCGTCACCGGCGAGCTGCGGTGCAAGCGCTGCGAGGACCTCCGCCTCGTGACGCTCGACGCCAGGGCCAGGTTCGAGGACCTGCGCGGCTACATCTCGCGCAACGTCCAGGGCATGGACGACCGCGCGCCGCGGAGGTGGAAGGAGCCGGCGCTGCCGGACTGCGAGCGGTGCGGGCAGAGGGGCAGCATGCGCCCGGTGATCCCGGCGGACAAGCACCGGATCAACTGGGTATTCCTGCTGCTCAGCGAGATGCTGGGGGTGTGCACCCTGGAGCAGCTCAAGCACTTCTGCGAGCACACCCACCAGCACCGCACCGGCGCCAAGGACAGGGTGCTCTACTCGACCTACATGGAGCTCTGCAACCAGCTGCTGCCGAATGGGCTCTTCGACATGGAatcggagaggaggaagaggatccGTCCAAATGCTTAA